Below is a genomic region from Streptomyces ferrugineus.
CCGGGAAACAGCAGGACGGCCTCCTCGGCCGCCGCGACCTCCACCAGCGTGGTCCGCACGTCGTCCGGGATGTCCTTCTCGTCGAACGGGTGGCGGCTGGTGTGCCGCTGCCGGATCGCGGGATACAGCCGCGCCAGGGCGTCGTCGACGCGCGCCGTCTCCTCGGGGCGGGCCAGCCGGACCGCGGCGAGCTGCGCCGGGTCACCGGGCTCGGGAAGCTGCCGGACGTCCGTGGTCAGGCCCGCGTGGGCAGCGGCGACGCGCAGGTTCAGCAGGGCCGCGCCGCAGCCGATGGACAGCGCCCGGTTGCCGGGGTCGGATCGTGGCATGGCCCGTTCGAGGTCGGCGCGCAGCAGGAGCAGTCGCTCCGCGGCGACGTAGCGGAAGTGCCACGGCTGGGCGTTGTGCATGGACGGGGCGGTCGTGGCGTCGGCGACCAGTGCGGTCACCGTCTTCGCGTCGAGCTGCTGCGTGACCATCACGCCCTCCTCGCCGATCGCGCGGCCCCCGGTCACCCGGGCGAGTACCCCGACGACCCCGGCTCCAGTATCGGTTGTTTCATGCCGTTGATGCGCGAACGAGGGTGTTGTCGCCGACGCGGCCCGCGAAGTGGTCCGCGACGTTCGCCACCGTGGTCTCGGCGATCTGGCCCACCGCGTCCCGGGTGAAGTACGCCTGGTGCGAGGTGACCAGGACGTTGTTGAAGGTCATCAGCCTCGCCAGCCGCTCGTCGGTCATCACCTCCAGCGACTTGTCCAGGAAGAACACCCCGGCCTCCTCCTCGTACACGTCCAGGCCCACCCCGGCCAGCCGCCCGCCGCGCAGCGTCTCCAGCAGGGCGTCGGTGTCGATCAGGCCGCCGCGGCTGGAGTTGACCAGGATCGCGTCGTCCTTCATCAGGCCCAGGGCCCCGGCATCGACGAGGTGGTGGGTGTCGGGAAGCAGCGGCACATGCAGGCTGACCAGGTCGGCCTCGGCGAACAGCCGCTCCCGCTCGACGTACTCCATGCCGAGCGCCAGGCAGTCGGGGTTCTCGGAGATGTCCCAGCCCAGCAGCCGCATCCCGAAGCCGTGCGCGATCCGGGCGAACGCCGCCCCGATCTTGCCGGTGCCCACCACCCCGGCGGTCCGGCCGTGCAGGTCGCGGCCCATCAGCCCGTCGAGCCGGAAGTCGAACTCCCGCGTGCGATGGGCCGCCCGCACGATACGGCGGTCGACGGCCAGGGCCAGGGCCCAGGCGAACTCGGCGACCGAGTACGGCGAGTAGGACGACACCCGGGCCACGGTCAGTCCGAGCTTCTCGGCGGCGGCGAGGTCGATGTTGTTGTAGCCGGTGGCGCGCTGGGCGATCATCCTCGTGCCGCCCTCGGAGAGCCGCCGCAGCACCTCGGCGTCCAGGGAGTCGTTGACGCCGCTGAGCACGACCTCGCGGCCGACGGCGGTGGGCGCGGTGTCCCGGTCCAGGAACAGACTCAGACAGCGCAGCTCGTGCCGGCCGCCGAAGGCGCGCTCGAACGCGTCGCGCAGCAGCGGCTCCTCGTCGGCGAGGACACCGTAGGCGACGATCTCCATGTGCGGTCCTCCCTCAGGCGGCGATCACCTCTCCACCGTAGGCGGCGAAGGCGGCGCAGGAGAGGGCCGATGGGCCCGGGTGCGGAGCCCTTGCGCCTTCCCACGAAGGTCGGACGGCCCTGTGACCGGGGCGGGTGCGCGCAGCACGCTGGAACCCTGGAACGATCACAGGGAGTGAAGCACATGACGGTCACCGAAACCGGCACACACGGGGCCCCCGCCGTCCAGGTACGGGCGGCGGGAGACGTGGACCGGGAAGCTCGCGCGTACGTCCGGGCCAAGGTCGACGCGGCCCTGGGCCGACCGGGGCTCCCGCCCGTCGACGGCGAGGTGCGGATCGCCAGGGCGGCGGCACACCACGCCGAACTGCCGTGGACGGCCGAGGCCGAGATCCGCCTGGGCAACACCCTCGTGGTCGTGCATGCGCGGGAGGCCAGTGCGCGGGAGCTCGCGGACCGGCTGCACGACCGGCTGCGCGGCCAGGTGCGGCGCGTCCTGCACAGGAACACCCACAGGTCGGCCCCGCCCCCGTGGCGCGGCGGAGCGGTCAAGGACCGGTAAGGGAGGCAGTGGCCGTGAAGACCCGCATTGTCGGCGAGGTGATGACCAGCGAGGTGATCCAGGCCCGCCGGGAGATGTCGTACAAGGAGGTGGCACGGCTGCTGCACGGACACCGGATCAGCGGAGTGCCCGTCGTCGACCACGACGACAAGGTCCTGGGAGTCATCTCGGAGACCGACCTCATCCGCCGGCAGGCCGCTCAGGCCGGCCGAGGCACCGCGCGGCGCCGATTCCGGATCCCGGCGCTGCGCCGCTCCGCCCGTGCCGCGGCCGCCAAGGCGCGCGCCACGACCGCGGAGGAGCTGATGTCCACCCCGGCGATCACCGTGCATCCCGAGCAGCGGGTCGCGGACGCGGCCCGGGTGATGGAACGGCACCGCGTCGAGCGGCTCCCGGTGGTGGACGAGGAGGACCGGCTGATCGGCATCGCCACCCGGCGTGACCT
It encodes:
- a CDS encoding CBS domain-containing protein; protein product: MKTRIVGEVMTSEVIQARREMSYKEVARLLHGHRISGVPVVDHDDKVLGVISETDLIRRQAAQAGRGTARRRFRIPALRRSARAAAAKARATTAEELMSTPAITVHPEQRVADAARVMERHRVERLPVVDEEDRLIGIATRRDLLRVFLRTDDEIRREVIDEVLTRAMSLPPHTVFVSVDDGMVKLEGRLEHRGDIPLVLQRTWRIDGVVGVVNSLTFRVDDSSSSLRRHQPLPHREQRGLGA
- a CDS encoding 2-hydroxyacid dehydrogenase, whose protein sequence is MEIVAYGVLADEEPLLRDAFERAFGGRHELRCLSLFLDRDTAPTAVGREVVLSGVNDSLDAEVLRRLSEGGTRMIAQRATGYNNIDLAAAEKLGLTVARVSSYSPYSVAEFAWALALAVDRRIVRAAHRTREFDFRLDGLMGRDLHGRTAGVVGTGKIGAAFARIAHGFGMRLLGWDISENPDCLALGMEYVERERLFAEADLVSLHVPLLPDTHHLVDAGALGLMKDDAILVNSSRGGLIDTDALLETLRGGRLAGVGLDVYEEEAGVFFLDKSLEVMTDERLARLMTFNNVLVTSHQAYFTRDAVGQIAETTVANVADHFAGRVGDNTLVRASTA